In Janibacter alkaliphilus, the following proteins share a genomic window:
- a CDS encoding MFS transporter has translation MTDRTGADAPFAWRRIAVPAYGPSLLNGAAVGAVMPVAALRAADLGASVGQAAFVVALLGVGQLLGALPSGALVARVGERRALIGAGVLDVLALLVAGWAGTLWLMGLALLASGLASATFFLARQGFMIDLLPPQRLARGMSLLGGAMRTGQLLGPAVGAGAVAVLGVQGAYGVAVAFALGSLLVVVTTPDITREQEAARSAQQRSGVLRVARRHARLLLTQGLGVMVISALRHARLVILPLWALHLGLDGVDSSVIFAVAGAAELVLVYPGGWLMDRLGRVWVVAPLMLVLSAGYLLLPLAGSFAGLLAVALVMALGNGLGSGIVMTLGADAAPERDRGQFLGAWRFCGEVGNAGGTLGLSAVTAVLSLPAAALALGACGLLGWAWTTLWVSRSDRHRATSSAGQGMMVP, from the coding sequence ATGACCGATCGGACCGGGGCGGATGCCCCCTTCGCCTGGCGGCGGATCGCGGTGCCCGCCTACGGCCCGTCCTTGCTCAACGGGGCGGCGGTCGGCGCGGTCATGCCGGTGGCCGCGCTGCGGGCGGCCGACCTGGGAGCCTCGGTCGGCCAGGCCGCCTTCGTCGTCGCGCTGCTCGGTGTCGGGCAGCTGCTCGGGGCCCTGCCCAGCGGCGCGCTGGTCGCCCGGGTGGGGGAGCGGCGCGCGCTCATCGGGGCCGGGGTGCTCGACGTGCTCGCCCTGCTCGTCGCCGGGTGGGCCGGCACGCTGTGGCTCATGGGGCTGGCGCTGCTCGCCTCCGGCCTGGCCAGCGCCACCTTCTTCCTCGCCCGCCAGGGCTTCATGATCGACCTGCTGCCCCCGCAGCGGCTGGCCCGGGGGATGTCGCTGCTCGGCGGCGCGATGCGCACCGGCCAGCTGCTGGGGCCGGCGGTCGGCGCCGGGGCGGTGGCCGTGCTCGGGGTGCAGGGCGCCTACGGGGTCGCGGTGGCCTTCGCCCTCGGCTCGCTGCTCGTGGTGGTCACCACCCCGGACATCACCCGTGAGCAGGAGGCCGCCCGCTCCGCCCAGCAGCGCAGCGGGGTGCTGCGGGTCGCCCGCCGGCACGCCCGGCTGCTGCTCACCCAGGGGCTCGGCGTCATGGTCATCTCCGCGCTGCGGCACGCGCGGCTGGTGATCCTGCCGCTGTGGGCGCTTCACCTGGGCCTGGACGGGGTGGACAGCTCGGTGATCTTCGCGGTCGCCGGCGCCGCCGAGCTCGTCCTCGTCTACCCGGGCGGCTGGCTGATGGACCGCCTCGGCCGGGTCTGGGTGGTGGCACCGCTCATGCTCGTGCTCAGCGCCGGCTACCTGCTGCTGCCGCTGGCCGGCTCCTTCGCCGGTCTGCTGGCGGTCGCGCTGGTGATGGCCCTGGGCAACGGCCTGGGCTCGGGGATCGTCATGACGCTGGGCGCGGACGCCGCCCCGGAGCGGGACCGGGGGCAGTTCCTCGGGGCCTGGCGCTTCTGCGGCGAGGTCGGCAACGCCGGCGGCACGCTGGGCCTGAGCGCCGTCACCGCGGTGCTCTCGCTGCCCGCCGCGGCCCTGGCCCTCGGGGCCTGCGGGCTGCTCGGCTGGGCCTGGACGACCCTGTGGGTGAGCCGCAGCGACCGGCACCGGGCCACGTCGTCGGCGGGACAGGGCATGATGGTCCCGTGA
- a CDS encoding acyltransferase family protein translates to MADRRAGYLPALDGVRGLLMLLFMAYHLGASQLQGAWIGINLFFILSAFLIVRLLVIEHDRHGDIDVLGFYRRRARRLLPALLLVLAAVSVWWGLLGEGEVRRRLGGDVLATLGYVINWRLIAQSDEYFGDRAGASPLRHAWSLAIEEQFYLLVPLLVIALLMLLGRRRLVAVAVLAAATVLATLWTASVAGDPGTGFARLYYGTDTRAQSLLLGAALGLWSAPRAGRRPIRSLPGGLLLAMGAVGLIVTLVGLVVISPEAPWMYQRGGILLLGLAAAALVLACADDRGSPLTRALGWGPLAHTGRLAYGLYLWHWPVALILLDLLGSDGPVNIVLGTAVSYLLAHLSYTYVERPVIARGVRGLLPTRRPALVGALPVAAVTAVGLVLVGTAPASPAEQPVAPARDLVAGQPEHRPGQPSRIAVRGDSVPYYLARDFSASAAEGVQIDNLAATGCDLLPEPAVVTEDLLLRDEDACARLRETWPTTFEERGDQVLLLFGSPLLILPHRIDGETIGLDDPAYRRAITDRLDTLREQAYAAGAEQVQLVNLPCRRSIPQGLPAEMRDALEENAEFRAEYQDPVQVNAILEDWADRYDDVALLDLDGALCADGPREQVGGQTVYGDDLHFSEEITPTVWRWLLGQVSQEYAARER, encoded by the coding sequence GTGGCGGACCGACGGGCCGGCTACCTGCCTGCGCTGGACGGGGTGCGCGGCCTGCTCATGCTGCTCTTCATGGCCTACCACCTGGGGGCGAGCCAGCTGCAGGGCGCGTGGATCGGGATCAACCTCTTCTTCATACTCTCCGCCTTCCTCATCGTCCGGCTCCTGGTGATCGAGCACGACCGACACGGCGACATCGACGTGCTCGGCTTCTACCGGCGTCGTGCCCGGCGGCTGCTGCCCGCCCTGCTCCTCGTGCTCGCCGCGGTCTCGGTGTGGTGGGGGCTGCTCGGCGAGGGGGAGGTTCGGCGCCGGCTCGGCGGCGACGTGCTGGCCACCCTGGGCTACGTCATCAACTGGCGGCTCATCGCCCAGAGCGACGAGTACTTCGGCGACCGGGCGGGGGCCTCGCCGCTGCGGCACGCCTGGAGCCTGGCGATCGAGGAGCAGTTCTACCTGCTCGTGCCGCTGCTGGTCATCGCGCTGCTGATGCTGCTGGGCCGCCGCCGGCTCGTGGCGGTGGCGGTGCTGGCCGCCGCGACCGTGCTGGCCACCCTCTGGACCGCCAGCGTGGCCGGCGACCCGGGTACCGGCTTCGCCCGGCTCTACTACGGCACCGACACCCGGGCCCAGTCCCTCCTCCTGGGTGCAGCGCTGGGCCTGTGGTCGGCGCCGCGGGCCGGCCGTCGACCGATCCGGTCGCTGCCGGGCGGGCTGCTCCTGGCCATGGGTGCGGTCGGGCTGATCGTCACCCTGGTCGGCCTGGTCGTCATCTCGCCGGAGGCGCCGTGGATGTACCAGCGCGGCGGGATCCTGCTGCTCGGGCTGGCGGCGGCGGCGCTGGTCCTCGCCTGCGCCGACGACCGGGGAAGCCCGCTCACCCGGGCCCTCGGCTGGGGCCCGCTGGCGCACACCGGGCGGCTCGCCTACGGCCTCTACCTGTGGCACTGGCCGGTCGCGCTGATCCTGCTCGACCTGCTCGGCAGCGACGGCCCGGTCAACATCGTGCTCGGCACCGCCGTGAGCTATCTGCTGGCGCACCTGTCCTACACCTACGTGGAGCGTCCGGTCATCGCTCGTGGGGTCCGCGGCCTGCTGCCCACGCGTCGACCGGCCCTCGTTGGGGCGCTGCCGGTGGCCGCGGTGACGGCGGTCGGGCTGGTGCTGGTCGGCACGGCGCCGGCGAGCCCGGCCGAGCAACCCGTGGCACCGGCCCGTGACCTCGTCGCCGGGCAGCCGGAGCACCGGCCCGGTCAGCCGTCGCGGATCGCGGTCCGGGGGGACTCGGTGCCGTACTACCTCGCCCGGGACTTCTCGGCCTCGGCTGCCGAAGGGGTGCAGATCGACAATCTCGCCGCGACCGGCTGCGACCTGCTGCCGGAGCCGGCGGTGGTCACCGAGGACCTGCTGCTGCGGGACGAGGATGCCTGCGCCCGCCTGCGGGAGACCTGGCCGACCACCTTCGAGGAGCGGGGAGACCAGGTGCTGCTCCTCTTCGGCTCGCCGCTGCTGATCCTGCCGCACCGGATCGACGGCGAGACGATCGGGCTGGACGACCCGGCCTACCGGCGCGCGATCACCGATCGTCTGGACACGCTGAGGGAGCAGGCGTACGCCGCCGGGGCCGAGCAGGTACAGCTGGTGAACCTGCCCTGCCGCCGGTCGATCCCGCAGGGGCTGCCGGCCGAGATGCGTGACGCGCTGGAGGAGAACGCGGAGTTCCGCGCCGAGTACCAGGACCCGGTCCAGGTCAACGCGATCCTGGAGGACTGGGCGGACCGGTACGACGACGTGGCCCTGCTCGACCTGGACGGCGCGCTGTGCGCCGACGGACCGCGCGAGCAGGTCGGGGGGCAGACCGTCTACGGCGACGACCTGCACTTCTCGGAGGAGATCACCCCGACCGTGTGGCGCTGGCTGCTGGGTCAGGTCAGCCAGGAGTACGCGGCTCGGGAGCGGTGA
- a CDS encoding citrate synthase 2 yields the protein MSDDFRPGLEGVIAFESEIAEPDKAGGNLRYRGVDINDLVGRVSFGQVWGLLVDNGFDPGLPPAEPFPLPVHTGDIRVDAQSALAQLAPVWGFRPLLDIDEQQVRDDLARASVMALSFVAQSAHGQDSPMVPQSRVDEGRTIVDRFMIRWRGEPDPAHVEAIDAYFISAAEHGMNASTFTSRVIASTGADAAACLSGAIGALSGPLHGGAPSRAQHMIEGVERTGDATRYVKEALDRKERLMGFGHRVYRAYDPRAAVLRDTCERLGAPRYEVALELEKAAIAELAERYPDRTMETNVDYWAAVLLDFAEVPGEMMTPLFACARTAGWSAHVLEQKRTGRLIRPSARYVGPGPRPLSDVAGYRAPSPS from the coding sequence ATGTCCGACGACTTCAGGCCGGGGCTGGAGGGCGTCATCGCCTTCGAGTCGGAGATCGCCGAGCCGGACAAGGCCGGCGGCAACCTGCGCTACCGCGGCGTCGACATCAACGACCTGGTCGGTCGGGTGAGCTTCGGTCAGGTGTGGGGCCTGCTGGTGGACAACGGCTTCGACCCCGGGCTGCCGCCCGCGGAGCCCTTCCCGCTGCCGGTGCACACCGGGGACATCCGGGTCGACGCCCAGTCGGCGCTGGCGCAGCTGGCGCCGGTGTGGGGCTTCCGGCCCCTGCTGGACATCGACGAGCAGCAGGTGCGCGACGACCTGGCCCGGGCCTCGGTCATGGCGCTGTCCTTCGTCGCCCAGTCGGCGCACGGGCAGGACAGCCCGATGGTGCCGCAGTCGCGGGTGGACGAGGGCCGGACGATCGTCGACCGTTTCATGATCCGCTGGCGCGGCGAGCCGGACCCGGCGCACGTCGAGGCCATCGACGCCTACTTCATCTCCGCCGCCGAGCACGGGATGAACGCCTCCACCTTCACCTCCCGGGTCATCGCCTCCACCGGCGCGGACGCGGCCGCCTGCCTCTCCGGGGCGATCGGCGCGCTCTCCGGCCCGCTGCACGGCGGCGCCCCGTCGCGCGCGCAGCACATGATCGAAGGGGTCGAGCGCACCGGCGACGCCACCCGGTACGTCAAGGAGGCGCTGGACCGCAAGGAGCGGCTCATGGGCTTCGGGCACCGGGTCTACCGGGCCTACGACCCGCGGGCCGCGGTGCTGCGGGACACCTGCGAGCGGCTCGGTGCGCCGCGCTACGAGGTGGCCCTGGAGCTGGAGAAGGCGGCGATCGCCGAGCTCGCCGAGCGCTACCCGGACCGGACGATGGAGACCAACGTCGACTACTGGGCCGCGGTGCTGCTCGACTTCGCCGAGGTGCCGGGCGAGATGATGACCCCTCTCTTCGCCTGCGCCCGCACCGCCGGCTGGTCGGCGCACGTGCTGGAGCAGAAGCGCACGGGCCGGCTCATCCGCCCCTCCGCCCGCTACGTCGGCCCGGGCCCCCGCCCGCTCAGCGACGTCGCCGGCTACCGCGCCCCCTCCCCCTCCTGA
- a CDS encoding acyltransferase family protein, translating to MPAARPAARRAVVPGWLRAAVSTGEQRHGASYRPGLDGCRGLFVLLVMMYHFGVTWLAGGWVGINTFFVLTGFLLGGILITQRQRRGAVDAAGFYLRRARRILPALTMVVGVIMLRTLVVEEGDRPQIAGDSFAAMTFWLNWRLVARDDQYVNFFADPSPLRHLWTLGVEEQVYLLLPLLITGLMLLRGRRARTALLVAAALGSALWAAWLARDGATGSRLYYGTDVRAQAFLVGLAAAALFTRGDRRDQPPQLGRRTMDLLGWLGVGGVAASIVLVGEADRWVYESGGILAFSVLAGGMCLAAGDTRSLTIHRVIGAAPFVHLGRISYGLYLYHWPIAMWLPLDGLPLPVSILVQLAVTWAVALLSYRYVELPILQRGFGALLPGLPGRRLVPATVAAAVAAVSLGFATVWSPAIDGDWDGRPLPGAQTYSPPDDELRVAVVGSSVAQSLRDGFDDDYPGLVVDGYTQRGSCNPVPLTFVFQGGGRIPEGDSCAAWRERWPEEVSRSGTDVVLSPVESALTEPLVVDGRTLTPGTPGHDRQIRRAMDALLEQTEASGARQLQVVNAVCKDEPAGVRDGAEVDAIRIDPEPTNRVLRDWATEVNAGSGPVTVAVLDLDAALCSEGYRATINGAEIYSDRLHYSNEGARLVWTWLAPQVVAAWQFAQT from the coding sequence GTGCCCGCTGCGAGACCTGCTGCGCGGCGCGCCGTGGTCCCCGGGTGGCTGCGGGCTGCGGTGAGCACCGGCGAGCAGCGCCACGGGGCGAGCTACCGTCCCGGCCTCGACGGCTGCCGGGGCCTCTTCGTGCTGCTGGTGATGATGTACCACTTCGGCGTCACCTGGCTGGCCGGCGGCTGGGTCGGGATCAACACCTTCTTCGTGCTCACCGGCTTCCTGCTCGGGGGCATCCTCATCACCCAGCGACAGCGCCGCGGCGCCGTCGATGCGGCCGGCTTCTACCTGCGCCGAGCCCGCCGGATCCTGCCCGCCCTGACCATGGTCGTGGGCGTGATCATGCTGCGGACGCTGGTGGTCGAGGAGGGCGACCGGCCGCAGATCGCCGGCGACTCGTTCGCCGCGATGACCTTCTGGCTCAACTGGCGGCTGGTCGCCAGGGACGACCAGTACGTCAACTTCTTCGCCGACCCCAGTCCGCTGCGGCATCTGTGGACGCTCGGGGTGGAGGAGCAGGTCTACCTGCTCCTCCCCCTGCTCATCACCGGACTGATGCTGCTGCGCGGACGCAGGGCCAGGACGGCGCTCCTCGTCGCCGCCGCCCTGGGGAGCGCCCTCTGGGCGGCCTGGCTGGCCCGCGACGGAGCCACGGGGTCGCGGCTCTACTACGGGACCGACGTACGGGCCCAGGCCTTCCTCGTGGGACTGGCGGCCGCCGCGCTCTTCACCCGCGGCGACCGCCGTGACCAGCCTCCGCAGCTGGGCCGCAGGACGATGGACCTCCTCGGATGGCTCGGCGTCGGTGGGGTCGCGGCATCGATCGTGCTCGTCGGGGAGGCAGACCGGTGGGTCTACGAGTCGGGCGGGATCCTCGCCTTCTCCGTGCTCGCCGGAGGGATGTGCCTGGCCGCTGGCGACACCCGCTCGCTGACCATCCACCGAGTCATCGGGGCGGCGCCCTTCGTCCACCTCGGACGGATCAGCTACGGCCTGTACCTCTACCACTGGCCGATCGCGATGTGGCTCCCCCTCGACGGCCTGCCGCTCCCGGTCTCGATCCTCGTCCAGCTGGCCGTCACCTGGGCGGTCGCGCTGCTGTCCTACCGCTACGTGGAGCTCCCGATCCTGCAGCGGGGCTTCGGCGCCCTGCTCCCGGGGCTGCCTGGTCGTCGGCTCGTCCCGGCGACCGTCGCCGCAGCCGTCGCCGCGGTCTCCCTGGGCTTCGCCACGGTGTGGAGCCCGGCGATCGACGGTGACTGGGACGGTCGACCGCTGCCGGGCGCCCAGACCTACTCGCCGCCCGACGACGAGCTCCGGGTGGCGGTCGTCGGCAGCTCGGTCGCCCAGTCCCTGCGGGACGGCTTCGACGACGACTATCCGGGACTGGTGGTCGACGGCTACACCCAGCGGGGCTCGTGCAACCCGGTTCCCCTGACCTTCGTCTTCCAGGGGGGCGGACGGATCCCGGAGGGCGACTCGTGCGCCGCCTGGCGAGAGCGGTGGCCCGAGGAGGTCAGCCGCTCCGGGACCGACGTCGTGCTGAGCCCGGTCGAGTCGGCGCTCACCGAGCCGCTGGTGGTCGACGGCCGCACCCTCACTCCGGGGACACCCGGCCACGACCGGCAGATCCGCCGGGCGATGGATGCGCTGCTCGAGCAGACCGAGGCGTCGGGGGCCAGGCAGCTCCAGGTCGTCAACGCGGTCTGCAAGGACGAGCCGGCCGGCGTCCGTGACGGCGCCGAGGTGGACGCGATCAGGATCGACCCGGAGCCCACCAACCGGGTCCTGCGCGACTGGGCCACCGAGGTCAACGCCGGGTCGGGACCGGTGACCGTTGCGGTGCTGGACCTCGATGCGGCCCTGTGCAGCGAGGGCTATCGCGCGACCATCAACGGGGCCGAGATCTACTCGGACCGGCTGCACTACTCGAACGAGGGGGCCCGGTTGGTCTGGACCTGGCTGGCCCCACAGGTCGTTGCCGCCTGGCAGTTCGCCCAGACCTGA
- a CDS encoding DUF2530 domain-containing protein — MSPTPPQDAPRPGALTLAVRSDRIVLAGLGLWAIALLLVLLVPSWHEGERGWWPWACVSGLALGVLGWVYLRRGRGNAAEANDPVSVPPAAAEKVEAAQERVEQVRQRRSGRRDEG; from the coding sequence GTGAGCCCGACCCCGCCCCAGGACGCGCCCCGCCCGGGGGCGCTGACCCTGGCCGTGCGCTCGGACCGGATCGTGCTGGCCGGGCTGGGGCTGTGGGCGATCGCCCTGCTGCTGGTGCTGCTGGTGCCCTCATGGCACGAGGGCGAGCGCGGCTGGTGGCCGTGGGCCTGCGTCAGCGGCCTCGCGCTGGGGGTCCTGGGCTGGGTCTACCTGCGCCGCGGCCGCGGCAACGCCGCCGAGGCGAACGACCCGGTCTCGGTGCCGCCGGCCGCCGCGGAGAAGGTGGAGGCCGCCCAGGAGCGGGTCGAGCAGGTGCGCCAGCGGCGCTCCGGTCGGCGCGACGAGGGCTGA
- the serC gene encoding phosphoserine transaminase encodes MSQPVPEIDIPAELRPRDGRFGSGPSKVRPEQVAALQRHATTLLGTSHRQAPVLELVAEVRRGLAELFALPEGYEVVLGNGGTTAFWDVAALGLVRGRAQHLVFGEFGGKFADATGRAPFLDAPDVRRAEPGSLVAPEAADVDVYAWPHNETSTGVMAPVTRPAGVEDDALVLVDATSAAGGLGVDVSATDAYYFAPQKSFASDGGLWFALLSPRALARADEIGASDRWVPEFLSLTSAIAASRKEQTINTPALATLVLMAEQLRWLLAEGGLEGAARRTADSSGRVYAWAEASELATPFVTDPDARSHVVATVDLVEEIDAAAVAATLRANGIVDVEPYRKLGRNQLRIATFPAIDPDDVSALLACIDHVIPRL; translated from the coding sequence GTGAGCCAGCCCGTGCCTGAGATCGACATCCCCGCCGAGCTCCGTCCTCGGGACGGCCGCTTCGGCTCCGGCCCCTCCAAGGTGCGGCCCGAGCAGGTGGCCGCCCTGCAGCGGCACGCCACGACGCTGCTGGGTACCTCGCACCGGCAGGCGCCGGTGCTCGAGCTCGTCGCCGAGGTGCGACGGGGGCTGGCCGAGCTCTTCGCGCTGCCCGAGGGGTACGAGGTAGTCCTCGGCAACGGCGGCACCACCGCCTTCTGGGACGTCGCCGCCCTCGGGCTGGTGCGCGGGCGGGCGCAGCACCTGGTCTTCGGCGAGTTCGGCGGCAAGTTCGCCGACGCCACCGGGCGGGCGCCCTTCCTCGACGCGCCGGACGTGCGGCGGGCCGAGCCGGGGTCGCTGGTCGCGCCCGAGGCCGCGGACGTGGATGTCTACGCCTGGCCGCACAACGAGACCTCGACCGGCGTGATGGCGCCGGTGACGCGCCCGGCGGGCGTCGAGGACGACGCGCTGGTGCTCGTCGACGCGACCTCGGCGGCCGGCGGTCTGGGCGTGGACGTGTCGGCCACGGACGCCTACTACTTCGCGCCGCAGAAGTCCTTCGCCTCGGACGGCGGGCTGTGGTTCGCGCTGCTCTCGCCGCGGGCGCTGGCCCGGGCCGACGAGATCGGGGCGAGCGATCGGTGGGTGCCGGAGTTCCTCTCGCTGACCTCGGCGATCGCCGCCTCGCGCAAGGAGCAGACGATCAACACCCCGGCCCTGGCCACCCTGGTGCTCATGGCTGAGCAGCTGCGCTGGCTGCTTGCCGAGGGCGGGCTGGAGGGCGCCGCCCGGCGGACCGCGGACAGCTCCGGCCGGGTATACGCCTGGGCGGAGGCCAGCGAGCTGGCGACCCCCTTCGTCACCGACCCGGACGCCCGCAGCCACGTCGTGGCGACGGTGGACCTGGTCGAGGAGATCGACGCGGCGGCGGTCGCGGCCACCCTGCGCGCCAACGGGATCGTCGACGTCGAGCCCTACCGCAAGCTCGGCCGCAACCAGCTACGGATCGCGACCTTCCCGGCGATCGACCCGGACGACGTCAGCGCCCTGCTGGCCTGCATCGACCACGTCATCCCCCGCCTCTGA
- a CDS encoding MFS transporter — MSPTFASLHVRNYRIWAAGAIVSNVGTWMGRVAQDWVVLTELTDHSATALGIVTGLQFLPMLLLAPWTGAIADRVPKRRLLLATQATLGLAALIGGLLVVTGAAELWHFYGIALLTGVATALDNPARQTFVGEMVPADRLPNAVALNSASFNLGRLVGPGVAGVIIGVAGSGPALLLNAVTFVAVMGSLLAMRAAELTPAPRTAGRGSAREGLSYVRHRPDLQLVLVLIFVLGTFGMNFQLTIALMATQVYGRGAEEYGLLGSVMAVGSLSAALLAARRNEPRLRVLLVALVGFVLAATAAALAPTYLVFAVALAACGLTALTAMTTANAMVQMRTAPEMRGRVMALYMAIFLGGTPVGAPVIGWIGDVLGPRWTIGVGALAVGITLVVVSIWLARHENVQVSYESQRRPRVRIAAVPTHDVPQAAR, encoded by the coding sequence ATGAGCCCCACCTTCGCCTCCCTGCACGTGCGCAACTACCGCATCTGGGCGGCCGGCGCGATCGTCTCCAACGTCGGCACCTGGATGGGCCGGGTCGCCCAGGACTGGGTGGTGCTCACCGAGCTCACCGACCACTCCGCGACCGCGCTCGGCATCGTCACCGGGCTGCAGTTCCTGCCGATGCTGCTGCTCGCCCCGTGGACCGGCGCGATCGCCGACCGGGTGCCCAAGCGCCGGCTGCTGCTGGCCACCCAGGCCACCCTCGGGCTGGCCGCCCTCATCGGCGGTCTCCTCGTGGTCACCGGCGCCGCCGAGCTGTGGCACTTCTACGGCATCGCGCTGCTGACCGGGGTGGCCACCGCGCTCGACAACCCGGCCCGGCAGACCTTCGTCGGCGAGATGGTGCCCGCGGACCGGCTGCCCAACGCGGTCGCGCTCAACAGCGCCTCCTTCAACCTCGGCCGGCTCGTCGGCCCCGGCGTCGCCGGGGTGATCATCGGCGTCGCCGGCTCGGGGCCGGCGCTGCTGCTCAACGCGGTCACCTTCGTCGCGGTCATGGGGTCGCTGCTGGCGATGCGCGCCGCCGAGCTGACCCCGGCCCCGCGCACGGCCGGCCGCGGCTCGGCGCGCGAGGGGCTGAGCTACGTGCGGCACCGGCCCGACCTGCAGCTGGTGCTCGTGCTCATCTTCGTTCTCGGCACCTTCGGGATGAACTTCCAGCTGACCATCGCGCTCATGGCCACCCAGGTCTACGGGCGCGGCGCCGAGGAGTACGGGCTGCTCGGGTCGGTGATGGCGGTCGGCTCGCTCTCCGCGGCGCTGCTGGCGGCTCGGCGCAACGAGCCGCGGCTGCGGGTGCTGCTGGTGGCGCTGGTGGGTTTCGTGCTCGCCGCGACCGCCGCCGCGCTGGCTCCGACCTACCTCGTCTTCGCCGTGGCGCTGGCCGCCTGCGGGCTCACCGCGCTCACCGCGATGACCACCGCGAACGCCATGGTGCAGATGCGCACCGCGCCGGAGATGCGCGGGCGGGTGATGGCGCTCTACATGGCGATCTTCCTCGGCGGGACCCCCGTCGGGGCGCCGGTCATCGGGTGGATCGGCGACGTGCTCGGGCCGCGCTGGACCATCGGCGTCGGCGCGCTCGCGGTCGGGATCACGCTGGTGGTGGTGTCCATCTGGCTCGCCAGGCACGAGAATGTCCAGGTGAGCTACGAGTCCCAGCGCCGCCCCCGGGTGCGGATCGCCGCCGTCCCGACCCACGACGTGCCGCAGGCCGCGCGATGA
- a CDS encoding NCS2 family permease yields the protein MSSAPATSTGPAGSTGIDRFFKITERGSTVGREVRGGLVTFFTMAYIVVLNPLIIGTQPDSTGGFLGGGDGPNLAMVAACTALVAGALTLLMGVAANYPLAMATGLGLNAFVAFSIAALPEMTWADAMGIVVLEGLIILVLVLTGFRKAVLGAVPPQLKTAISVGIGLFITIVGLVDAGFVRKSEGGVLGELGVGGVIAGWPLLVFIIGLFVIVTLHVRGVKGAILYGILTTTVLAIVVEAVFSIGGQTNEAGELVNPTGWGLNIPRLPDAVVAAPDFSMLGEFSLLGSFSKIGAVAAVLLVFSLMLADFFDTMGTMVAIGGEAGLLDEEGNPPNSQRILVVDSVGAIAGGAAGVSSNTAYIESASGVGEGARTGLASVVTGVLFLLATFLSPLVAVVPYEAATPALVLVGFLMMQQVTQIDWDDLEIAIPAFLTMVLMPFTYSITVGIGAGFVTYVLIKVVRGKAAAVHPLMWLVAVLFVAYFAIEPIREVLGVG from the coding sequence ATGTCCTCGGCTCCCGCCACCTCCACCGGCCCCGCCGGCTCGACCGGCATCGACCGCTTCTTCAAGATCACCGAGCGTGGCTCGACCGTCGGCCGCGAGGTGCGCGGCGGGCTGGTCACCTTCTTCACGATGGCCTACATCGTCGTGCTCAACCCGCTGATCATCGGCACCCAGCCCGACTCCACCGGCGGCTTCCTCGGCGGCGGCGACGGGCCGAACCTGGCGATGGTCGCGGCCTGCACGGCGCTGGTCGCCGGGGCGCTGACCCTGCTCATGGGCGTCGCCGCGAACTACCCGCTGGCGATGGCCACCGGGCTCGGGCTGAACGCCTTCGTCGCCTTCAGCATCGCCGCGCTGCCCGAGATGACCTGGGCCGACGCCATGGGCATCGTCGTGCTCGAGGGCCTGATCATCCTCGTGCTCGTGCTCACCGGCTTCCGCAAGGCGGTGCTCGGCGCGGTGCCGCCGCAGCTGAAGACCGCGATCAGCGTCGGCATCGGGCTCTTCATCACCATCGTCGGCCTCGTCGACGCCGGCTTCGTGCGCAAGTCCGAGGGCGGCGTGCTCGGCGAGCTCGGCGTCGGCGGCGTCATCGCCGGCTGGCCGCTGCTGGTCTTCATCATCGGGCTCTTCGTCATCGTCACCCTGCACGTGCGCGGGGTGAAGGGGGCGATCCTCTACGGCATCCTCACCACGACCGTGCTGGCGATCGTCGTCGAGGCGGTCTTCTCGATCGGCGGCCAGACCAACGAGGCGGGCGAGCTGGTCAACCCCACCGGCTGGGGACTGAACATCCCGCGCCTGCCGGACGCCGTCGTCGCCGCCCCGGACTTCTCCATGCTCGGCGAGTTCAGCCTGCTGGGGTCCTTCTCCAAGATCGGCGCCGTGGCCGCGGTGCTGCTCGTCTTCAGCCTCATGCTCGCCGACTTCTTCGACACCATGGGCACGATGGTCGCCATCGGCGGCGAGGCCGGCCTGCTCGACGAGGAGGGCAACCCGCCGAACAGCCAGCGGATCCTCGTCGTCGACTCCGTCGGCGCGATCGCCGGCGGTGCGGCCGGGGTGTCCAGCAACACCGCCTACATCGAGTCCGCCTCCGGCGTCGGCGAGGGTGCCCGCACCGGGCTCGCCTCGGTGGTCACCGGGGTGCTCTTCCTGCTGGCCACCTTCCTCAGCCCGCTGGTCGCGGTGGTGCCCTACGAGGCGGCTACCCCGGCGCTGGTGCTCGTCGGCTTCCTCATGATGCAGCAGGTCACCCAGATCGACTGGGACGACCTGGAGATCGCCATCCCAGCCTTCCTGACGATGGTGCTGATGCCCTTCACCTACTCGATCACCGTGGGCATCGGCGCCGGCTTCGTCACCTACGTGCTCATCAAGGTGGTCCGCGGCAAGGCGGCCGCGGTGCACCCGCTGATGTGGCTGGTCGCGGTGCTCTTCGTCGCCTACTTCGCCATCGAGCCGATCCGCGAGGTGCTCGGGGTCGGCTGA